The Ensifer adhaerens genome contains a region encoding:
- a CDS encoding Lrp/AsnC family transcriptional regulator, producing the protein MPSLDKFDLAILRILQQDARATNVEIAEKVNLSPSPCLRRIRNLEKSGILRGYRADIDRKEAGLGLTVFVEIKVGRHSRENAQQQQEALLAIPEVVSCFLISGNADFLAEVVVEDLPAYEKLLTETLLALPGVTDIRSNFAIRSIKTGGPLKLPEPR; encoded by the coding sequence ATGCCAAGCCTCGATAAATTCGACCTCGCCATCCTTAGAATCCTTCAGCAGGACGCGCGCGCAACGAACGTCGAGATTGCCGAAAAGGTCAATCTTTCGCCGTCGCCCTGCCTGCGGCGCATCCGCAACCTGGAAAAATCCGGCATCCTGCGCGGCTACAGGGCCGACATCGATCGTAAGGAAGCCGGTCTCGGGCTGACGGTCTTCGTCGAAATCAAGGTTGGGCGCCATAGCCGCGAGAACGCACAGCAGCAGCAGGAGGCGCTGCTCGCCATCCCCGAGGTGGTCTCCTGCTTCCTGATCTCCGGCAATGCCGATTTCCTCGCCGAGGTCGTCGTCGAGGATCTGCCTGCCTATGAGAAACTCTTGACCGAGACGCTGTTGGCCTTGCCCGGCGTCACCGACATCCGGTCCAATTTCGCCATCCGCTCGATCAAGACAGGCGGGCCGCTGAAGTTGCCCGAACCGCGCTGA
- a CDS encoding diacylglycerol/lipid kinase family protein: MKIKAIFNRDGGTFRTTDMAAYGQKVEDVFQAAGHQIEIAAVSGNEMQEALERTCRRDDLDAILAGGGDGTISAAAGVAWKNRMPLGVVPAGTMNLFARTLKLPLDIWKVPEVLANGVIIDGDIGSADGRAFVHQFSMGLHARMVRYRESYSFRSRAGKIAASTRAAIGVILNPPDFEIEFDVDGHKESRHVSAVSVSNNPFGRDTLMYADDVTAGHLGFYTAPPLSPPGVAKLALDVMRGKFRDSPLITAMSGHALDLHFPKVERKINCVIDGELLPMGRDVALRIHPGELKLLVGADRDGSSIQK, encoded by the coding sequence ATGAAAATCAAGGCAATCTTCAATCGCGACGGCGGAACGTTCCGCACGACGGACATGGCCGCCTATGGCCAGAAGGTCGAAGACGTCTTCCAGGCCGCAGGCCACCAGATCGAGATTGCAGCGGTTTCCGGAAACGAGATGCAAGAGGCGTTGGAGCGGACCTGCCGTCGCGACGACCTCGACGCCATTCTTGCCGGCGGAGGTGACGGCACGATTTCGGCCGCCGCCGGCGTCGCCTGGAAGAACCGCATGCCGCTCGGCGTCGTTCCCGCCGGAACGATGAATCTTTTTGCCCGCACGCTGAAGCTGCCGCTCGATATCTGGAAAGTGCCGGAAGTGCTGGCGAATGGCGTGATTATCGACGGTGACATCGGCAGCGCCGATGGCCGTGCGTTCGTGCATCAATTCTCCATGGGGCTGCATGCGCGCATGGTGCGCTACCGCGAATCCTACAGCTTTCGCTCAAGAGCGGGAAAGATCGCCGCCAGCACCCGCGCCGCAATCGGAGTGATTCTCAATCCTCCGGATTTCGAGATCGAGTTCGATGTCGATGGTCACAAGGAGAGCCGTCATGTCTCGGCGGTCTCGGTTTCCAACAATCCGTTCGGCCGCGACACGCTGATGTATGCGGACGACGTGACCGCCGGCCATCTCGGCTTTTACACGGCGCCGCCGCTGAGTCCGCCGGGTGTCGCCAAGCTCGCGCTCGATGTAATGCGCGGCAAGTTTCGCGACAGTCCGCTGATTACCGCCATGAGCGGTCATGCCCTCGATCTGCATTTTCCGAAGGTCGAACGAAAGATCAACTGCGTCATCGACGGCGAACTTCTGCCCATGGGCCGCGACGTCGCGCTTCGCATTCACCCTGGCGAGCTCAAGCTGCTCGTCGGCGCGGATCGCGACGGATCGTCGATCCAGAAGTAG
- a CDS encoding ArnT family glycosyltransferase — translation MLEAVNRRPNLILALIAGYFLLCIALRLSASTSLEIDESEQAYVSQFLMLGYGSQPPFYNWLQYGLTSLFGPSVATMTVLKNGLLFLCCLFFGLASREVLGDRRLAAITTMGVLALPPIFLLAQRDLSHTVAALFAVSLFLYAFLRTMSRPTFFAYALTGVAVGIGVISKYNFVIVPVAAIVAILPEPKLRARLFDWRILVAIAVCALIALPHGTWVLQNIGAASSNTFKEMGTGQEAGFVSKALKAIVALFASTLRGSAIILAVFALVFRKDLPAIWRADSLWARVVGRMLVLCLGAVLVIMLVTGATHMREKWLVLFLVLLPLYLALKVEASGVDTTRSVRPVALFIGFVIVTTLVVVSTRAVVRPWFGKVSRLSIPYSTLVDTVVQQHGHEPAMVLATNKQVAGNLRTRLHGAKVYVPGNNSSPAIGQLAGPLLVVWTNDGKADAAPPAPLVDVLKSFGVPETHLQPQQLALPYLHGTLEDRYSFGYFWIDDPSRSAPTSSLSSPG, via the coding sequence ATGCTTGAGGCCGTCAACCGCCGGCCAAACCTGATCCTTGCGCTGATTGCGGGCTACTTCCTGCTTTGCATCGCACTGAGGCTTTCCGCTTCGACTTCGCTGGAGATCGACGAATCCGAGCAGGCCTATGTCTCGCAGTTCCTGATGCTCGGCTACGGCTCGCAACCGCCTTTCTACAATTGGCTGCAATACGGGCTGACCTCGCTGTTCGGCCCGTCAGTGGCGACGATGACCGTACTCAAGAACGGCCTATTGTTCCTCTGTTGTCTCTTCTTCGGCCTTGCATCCCGCGAGGTTCTCGGCGACCGGCGCCTTGCAGCCATCACGACAATGGGCGTCCTCGCTCTGCCGCCGATCTTCCTGCTTGCCCAGCGCGACCTCTCGCACACGGTCGCCGCGCTATTTGCCGTTTCGCTCTTCCTGTACGCATTCCTGCGGACGATGAGCCGACCGACCTTCTTTGCCTACGCTCTTACAGGCGTCGCCGTCGGGATCGGCGTCATCTCAAAGTACAACTTCGTGATCGTTCCGGTCGCGGCGATCGTCGCGATCCTGCCCGAACCGAAACTTCGCGCCCGGCTCTTCGACTGGCGCATCCTTGTCGCAATCGCAGTCTGCGCGCTGATTGCCCTGCCGCACGGCACCTGGGTCCTGCAAAATATCGGCGCCGCGTCGAGCAATACCTTCAAGGAAATGGGAACGGGGCAGGAAGCCGGTTTCGTGTCGAAGGCGTTGAAGGCGATCGTCGCGCTCTTTGCCTCGACGCTTCGCGGCTCAGCGATCATCCTCGCCGTCTTCGCCCTCGTGTTTCGCAAGGACCTGCCGGCGATCTGGCGCGCCGACAGCCTCTGGGCTCGGGTCGTCGGGCGCATGCTGGTCCTCTGTCTCGGCGCCGTTCTCGTCATCATGCTGGTCACCGGCGCCACCCATATGCGGGAAAAGTGGCTGGTTCTCTTCCTCGTCCTGCTGCCGCTCTATCTGGCCCTCAAGGTCGAGGCGTCCGGCGTTGACACCACACGTAGCGTCCGGCCCGTCGCCCTCTTTATCGGCTTCGTCATCGTGACCACGCTGGTCGTGGTGTCTACCCGCGCAGTCGTGCGCCCTTGGTTCGGCAAGGTTTCGAGACTGAGCATTCCCTACAGCACCCTCGTCGACACCGTCGTTCAGCAGCACGGACACGAACCGGCGATGGTTCTGGCCACCAACAAGCAGGTGGCCGGCAATCTGCGAACGCGCCTGCACGGGGCCAAGGTCTACGTGCCCGGCAACAACAGCAGCCCGGCGATCGGTCAGCTGGCCGGGCCGCTTCTCGTTGTCTGGACCAACGACGGCAAGGCCGATGCAGCGCCACCGGCGCCACTCGTCGATGTCCTCAAATCCTTCGGCGTGCCGGAAACGCACTTGCAGCCGCAGCAACTCGCCCTGCCCTATCTCCACGGCACGCTCGAGGATCGCTACAGTTTCGGCTACTTCTGGATCGACGATCCGTCGCGATCCGCGCCGACGAGCAGCTTGAGCTCGCCAGGGTGA
- a CDS encoding glycosyltransferase family 2 protein, with protein sequence MHPIELSVVIPVFNEEDSIQPLITRVRDALANFPSPWELILVDDGSTDRTLVNARKALSDPGIDLKIVELQKNFGQTAAMQAGIDAATGRLIATLDGDLQNDPADIPEMVTAIEERQLDLLVGWRKNRQDGLLLRKIPSWCANRLIGKITGVRLHDYGCSLKVYRASVIKQVKLMGEMHRFIPAWVAGVVPSSRIGEMPVTHHARQHGQSKYGISRTFRVILDLLSVLFFMRYKARPGHFFGSIGLATGALSALILLYLGFDKFVLGNDIGTRPMLIVGVMLFLSSVQLITTGILAEMMARTYFSDDGTTNYIVRQVFVRDQTDA encoded by the coding sequence ATGCATCCCATAGAGCTATCCGTCGTCATTCCCGTATTCAACGAAGAAGACAGCATTCAGCCGCTGATTACGCGGGTCCGCGATGCGCTGGCGAATTTTCCGTCCCCTTGGGAACTGATCCTCGTCGACGACGGCAGCACCGATCGAACGCTTGTGAATGCAAGAAAGGCCCTTTCCGATCCCGGCATCGACCTCAAGATCGTTGAACTGCAAAAGAACTTCGGACAGACGGCCGCGATGCAGGCGGGCATCGATGCCGCCACCGGCCGCCTGATCGCCACGCTCGACGGCGACCTGCAGAACGACCCGGCCGATATTCCCGAGATGGTCACAGCGATCGAGGAGCGTCAGCTCGACCTGCTCGTCGGCTGGCGAAAGAACCGGCAGGATGGCCTGCTCCTTCGAAAAATCCCGTCCTGGTGCGCCAATCGCCTGATCGGCAAGATCACCGGCGTCCGGCTTCATGACTATGGCTGCAGCCTGAAGGTCTATCGCGCGTCCGTCATCAAGCAGGTGAAGCTGATGGGCGAAATGCATCGCTTCATCCCCGCCTGGGTCGCAGGCGTCGTGCCGAGCAGCCGCATCGGCGAAATGCCGGTCACCCACCACGCACGGCAGCATGGCCAATCCAAGTACGGGATCTCCAGAACCTTCCGGGTGATTCTCGATCTTTTGTCGGTGCTGTTCTTCATGCGTTACAAGGCGCGCCCGGGACACTTCTTCGGTTCGATCGGCCTTGCGACGGGGGCGCTCAGCGCCCTGATCCTCCTCTATCTCGGCTTCGACAAGTTCGTGCTCGGCAACGATATCGGAACCCGCCCGATGCTGATCGTCGGCGTGATGTTGTTCCTGTCGTCGGTTCAGCTCATCACCACGGGCATTCTCGCGGAAATGATGGCGCGCACCTATTTCAGCGACGACGGCACGACGAACTATATCGTCCGGCAGGTCTTCGTGCGGGACCAGACAGATGCTTGA
- a CDS encoding lysylphosphatidylglycerol synthase domain-containing protein — protein sequence MTSDCEPDRRSWLVRNRMTLLSAGAIAAYAAFVEWFWGWSALLRQWSEIGVGAASAALLLLIATYFIRCYRIYDYFPSETSGRFLPLFRVTQVHNLLNIMLPFRAGETSFPLLMRSEFSVPLARGTAALLVMRLLDLHALLVVAVVGLVFGRGSIGLWLVWFAALASPLLFFLLKDHAIALARRLLPAKFEPVVEELEAGLPGTVAAFLRAWGMTILNWAVKVIVLAWVLAFMGVAPLAACFGGALGGELSSVLPMHAPAGVGTYPAAIAAGAVSFGAPAGRAGLELLATAGVNAHLLIIVSAVAGTLLSMVLGKRR from the coding sequence ATGACATCGGATTGCGAGCCTGACCGGCGATCCTGGCTCGTCCGCAACCGGATGACATTGCTGTCGGCGGGCGCCATTGCGGCCTACGCGGCCTTCGTTGAGTGGTTCTGGGGCTGGTCGGCGCTCTTGCGCCAGTGGTCCGAAATCGGCGTTGGTGCCGCATCTGCGGCCCTCTTGCTGCTCATCGCGACCTACTTCATTCGCTGCTATCGCATCTACGATTACTTCCCGAGCGAAACGTCGGGGCGTTTCCTGCCGCTCTTTCGGGTCACCCAGGTCCACAATCTCCTGAACATCATGCTGCCGTTTCGGGCCGGCGAGACCAGCTTTCCTCTCCTGATGCGTTCGGAGTTTTCTGTCCCGCTCGCCAGGGGGACGGCCGCTCTTCTGGTCATGCGCCTGCTCGACCTGCATGCGCTCCTCGTCGTGGCCGTCGTCGGATTGGTCTTCGGCAGAGGGTCGATCGGGCTCTGGCTCGTCTGGTTTGCGGCGCTTGCCTCGCCGCTTCTCTTCTTTCTCTTGAAGGACCACGCAATCGCGCTGGCGCGCAGGCTCCTGCCGGCAAAGTTCGAGCCGGTCGTCGAGGAATTGGAGGCGGGCCTGCCGGGCACCGTGGCTGCGTTCCTGCGCGCCTGGGGCATGACCATCCTCAACTGGGCCGTCAAGGTAATCGTGCTCGCCTGGGTGCTGGCGTTCATGGGAGTTGCGCCGCTTGCGGCCTGTTTTGGCGGCGCGCTCGGAGGCGAGCTTTCTTCGGTGCTGCCGATGCATGCGCCGGCTGGCGTCGGCACCTATCCGGCAGCGATTGCGGCCGGTGCCGTTTCCTTCGGCGCCCCCGCCGGCCGGGCGGGCCTCGAACTGCTGGCGACGGCCGGCGTCAACGCGCATCTCCTGATCATCGTGTCCGCAGTCGCGGGCACGCTGTTGTCGATGGTTTTGGGGAAACGTCGCTAG
- a CDS encoding AMP nucleosidase, producing the protein MNKRISSHSVLSTATPEPFEPQYFDDPAAAVDCLEALYERNTRFLCEAFEGLGKGGKPLTRYRACYPQVSIETSSFGHVDSRLSYGYVSAPGVYTTTITRPKLFRHYLKEQLGLLTRNHGLGITVSESATPIPLHFAFGESAYVEASAANAIDIPLRDLFDAPDLTTTDDEIANGSYEPGPGEPSPLAPFTAQRIDYSLARLSHYTATSANHFQNFVLFTNYQFYIDEFCAWARQQMAEGGNGYTAFVEPGNIITPAGADKPETDFTLPRLPQMPAYHLKKKGHGGITMVNIGVGPSNAKTITDHIAVLRPHVWLMLGHCAGLRNSQRLGDYVLAHAYMREDHVLDDDLPVWIPLPALAEVQVALQDAVAEVTGYRDYDLKQIMRTGTVATIDNRNWELRDQRGPVKRLSQARAIALDMESATIAANGFRFRVPYGTLLCVSDKPLHGELKLPGMATAFYKTQVSQHLKIGILALQKLAAMPPEKLHSRKLRSFYETSFQ; encoded by the coding sequence ATGAACAAGCGAATCTCTTCACACTCCGTCCTTTCCACAGCAACGCCCGAGCCTTTCGAGCCGCAGTATTTCGATGATCCTGCGGCCGCAGTCGATTGCCTCGAGGCGCTTTACGAGCGCAATACCCGGTTCCTCTGCGAGGCGTTCGAGGGGCTGGGCAAGGGCGGCAAGCCGTTGACCCGTTATCGCGCCTGCTACCCGCAGGTCAGCATCGAGACGAGCAGCTTCGGCCATGTCGATTCCCGTCTTTCCTATGGTTATGTCAGCGCGCCCGGCGTCTATACGACGACGATCACGCGGCCAAAACTCTTCCGGCACTATCTGAAGGAACAGCTCGGGTTGTTGACGCGCAACCACGGTCTCGGCATCACGGTCTCGGAATCGGCCACCCCGATCCCCTTGCATTTCGCCTTCGGCGAAAGCGCCTATGTCGAGGCATCGGCCGCCAATGCCATCGACATCCCCTTGCGCGACCTGTTCGACGCGCCTGATCTGACGACCACGGACGATGAGATCGCCAACGGTTCCTACGAACCAGGTCCGGGCGAACCGTCGCCGCTTGCCCCGTTCACGGCGCAGCGCATCGACTATTCGCTGGCGCGCCTCAGCCACTACACGGCGACGAGCGCCAATCATTTCCAGAACTTCGTGCTCTTCACCAACTACCAGTTCTATATAGACGAATTCTGCGCTTGGGCCCGCCAGCAGATGGCGGAAGGCGGCAACGGCTACACAGCCTTCGTCGAGCCCGGAAACATCATTACGCCCGCCGGGGCCGACAAGCCGGAGACGGACTTTACCCTTCCGCGGTTGCCGCAGATGCCGGCCTATCACCTGAAGAAGAAGGGCCACGGCGGCATCACCATGGTCAACATCGGTGTCGGCCCGTCCAACGCCAAGACGATCACCGACCATATCGCCGTGTTGCGCCCGCACGTCTGGCTGATGCTCGGCCACTGCGCCGGCTTGCGCAACAGCCAGCGGCTCGGCGACTACGTGCTTGCCCATGCCTATATGCGCGAGGATCACGTGCTCGACGACGACCTGCCGGTCTGGATCCCGCTGCCGGCGCTCGCCGAAGTGCAGGTGGCGCTGCAGGATGCCGTGGCCGAAGTGACCGGTTATCGGGACTACGATCTCAAGCAGATCATGCGCACCGGGACCGTCGCCACCATCGACAACCGCAACTGGGAGCTTCGCGACCAGCGCGGCCCGGTCAAGCGCCTGTCGCAGGCGCGCGCCATCGCGCTCGACATGGAATCGGCAACGATCGCCGCCAACGGCTTCCGTTTCCGCGTGCCCTATGGAACGCTGTTGTGCGTCTCCGACAAGCCGCTGCATGGCGAACTGAAGCTGCCGGGCATGGCAACGGCCTTCTACAAGACGCAGGTCAGCCAGCATCTGAAGATCGGCATCCTGGCGCTGCAGAAGCTCGCGGCGATGCCGCCGGAAAAGCTGCATTCGCGCAAGCTCAGAAGCTTCTACGAGACCTCGTTCCAGTAG
- a CDS encoding YnfA family protein: MPAYLIYALAALAEIAGCFAFWAWLKLDKSALWLVPGIVSLALFAWLLTLIDSPAAGRAYAAYGGVYIAASLIWLWLAEGVRPDRWDLAGMTVALIGSAIILAGPR; encoded by the coding sequence ATGCCCGCCTATCTCATCTATGCCCTCGCCGCCCTTGCAGAAATTGCCGGCTGCTTTGCCTTCTGGGCCTGGCTGAAGCTCGACAAGTCTGCGCTCTGGCTTGTTCCCGGAATCGTCTCGCTGGCGCTCTTTGCCTGGCTGCTGACCTTGATCGACAGCCCCGCGGCCGGCCGCGCCTATGCGGCCTATGGCGGCGTGTATATCGCCGCATCGCTCATCTGGCTCTGGCTGGCGGAAGGCGTCAGACCGGACCGCTGGGATCTTGCCGGCATGACGGTTGCGCTGATCGGCAGTGCGATCATCCTCGCCGGCCCGCGTTGA
- a CDS encoding DUF2147 domain-containing protein — MLRTLLITATLALGIAGTAAAAEPILGNWKTASGATAEIAPCGGAFCITLKTGKHAGKRIGNLSGTDGSYSGEITDPDTDKTYSGSGAVNGNSLKMKGCVLKVLCKSQTWTRL; from the coding sequence ATGCTACGTACATTGCTCATCACCGCGACGCTGGCTCTCGGCATTGCCGGAACCGCCGCGGCGGCGGAACCGATCCTAGGCAACTGGAAGACGGCGAGCGGCGCCACGGCGGAAATCGCCCCCTGCGGCGGCGCCTTTTGCATCACGCTGAAGACCGGCAAGCATGCCGGCAAGCGCATCGGCAACCTTTCGGGCACCGATGGCAGCTACTCGGGCGAGATTACCGATCCGGACACCGACAAGACCTATAGCGGCTCGGGCGCTGTCAACGGCAATTCGCTGAAGATGAAGGGCTGCGTGCTGAAGGTGCTGTGCAAGTCGCAGACATGGACCCGTCTCTAA
- a CDS encoding sel1 repeat family protein, which translates to MARFDMQIASDAAMGGDNQAEVFCDMGLAYATGHGRPVDLVAAHKWLNIAAIKGCDRAVDLRADLAMTMSKPDLAAALRAAREWMTVH; encoded by the coding sequence ATGGCACGCTTTGATATGCAGATTGCTTCGGATGCCGCGATGGGTGGTGACAACCAGGCGGAAGTCTTTTGCGACATGGGTCTGGCCTACGCGACCGGCCACGGTCGCCCGGTCGATCTCGTCGCCGCCCACAAGTGGCTGAACATCGCGGCGATCAAGGGTTGCGACCGCGCCGTCGATCTGCGCGCCGACCTGGCGATGACGATGAGTAAGCCGGACCTCGCAGCGGCGCTGCGCGCAGCTCGCGAATGGATGACGGTTCACTGA
- a CDS encoding pyridoxal phosphate-dependent aminotransferase encodes MSAFSRFTPLIQSLPSTIPFVGPEAIERQRGRAIAARIGANESGFGPAESVLSAMREAASGTWKYADPENHDLKQALAAHLGTNPANLAIGEGIDGLLGQIVRMVIEPGMPVVTSLGAYPTFNYHVVGHGGRLVTVPYAGDREDLDGLLAAVKQENAPLVYFANPDNPMGSWWSAERIVEFARGLPETTLFILDEAYCETAPAEALPPIDALIDMPNVVRTRTFSKAYGLAGSRVGYVVTTPGTAQAFDKIRNHFGMNRIGVAAAIAALADEVYLKEVTAKIAASRQRIAAIATQNGLAPLVSATNFVAVDCGRDAVYARAIVDTLMSDHGIFIRMPGVAPLNRCIRISTGPETEMALLEAAMPAVLKKLA; translated from the coding sequence ATGTCCGCATTCTCTCGCTTCACGCCGCTCATCCAATCCCTACCGTCCACCATCCCCTTTGTCGGGCCGGAGGCGATCGAACGCCAGCGCGGGCGCGCGATCGCGGCGCGCATCGGCGCCAATGAAAGCGGCTTCGGTCCGGCGGAGAGCGTGCTTTCAGCGATGAGAGAGGCAGCCAGCGGAACCTGGAAATATGCTGACCCGGAAAATCACGATCTGAAACAAGCGCTTGCAGCCCATCTCGGAACCAACCCGGCCAATCTCGCGATCGGCGAAGGCATCGACGGCTTGCTCGGCCAGATCGTCCGCATGGTGATCGAGCCGGGCATGCCGGTCGTCACCTCGCTCGGGGCTTACCCCACCTTCAATTACCACGTCGTCGGCCATGGCGGCCGGCTCGTCACAGTGCCCTATGCGGGGGACCGGGAAGACCTCGATGGGTTACTGGCAGCCGTGAAGCAGGAAAATGCGCCGCTCGTCTATTTCGCCAATCCCGACAATCCGATGGGAAGCTGGTGGTCGGCCGAACGCATTGTCGAGTTCGCGAGGGGCCTGCCCGAAACGACGCTGTTCATTCTGGATGAAGCCTACTGTGAAACCGCACCGGCCGAAGCGCTACCACCGATCGACGCCCTGATCGACATGCCGAACGTGGTGCGCACGCGCACGTTCTCGAAGGCCTACGGGCTTGCGGGTTCGCGTGTCGGCTATGTGGTCACCACGCCGGGCACGGCCCAGGCTTTCGACAAGATCCGCAACCATTTCGGCATGAACCGGATCGGCGTCGCCGCGGCAATCGCAGCGCTTGCGGACGAGGTGTATCTGAAGGAAGTGACGGCCAAGATTGCGGCGTCGCGGCAGCGAATTGCTGCTATCGCCACGCAAAATGGCCTTGCCCCGCTCGTCTCAGCCACCAACTTCGTGGCCGTCGATTGTGGCCGGGACGCGGTCTATGCCCGCGCGATCGTCGATACCTTGATGAGCGACCACGGCATCTTCATAAGAATGCCGGGGGTGGCGCCGCTCAATCGCTGCATCCGGATCAGCACCGGACCGGAGACGGAGATGGCCCTGCTCGAAGCGGCTATGCCCGCGGTCCTGAAGAAACTCGCCTGA
- a CDS encoding PilZ domain-containing protein, producing MQNQTMYSCVPSPFYERRYERFNIGHAGTLTAVQPGLGSVSVRSCRMIDISRGGASFAVDTNIGLPQHYYLHIVGTSLRIGCAEVYRNGERIGVQFIKPIEQTLLREIIRQEFFTGQVKNAKPRR from the coding sequence ATGCAGAACCAGACCATGTATTCCTGCGTCCCCTCGCCATTTTACGAGCGGCGCTACGAGCGTTTCAACATCGGCCATGCGGGCACGCTGACCGCCGTGCAGCCGGGGCTCGGAAGCGTCTCGGTCCGGTCCTGCCGGATGATCGACATATCGCGCGGCGGCGCGAGCTTTGCCGTCGACACCAATATCGGTCTGCCGCAACATTATTATCTGCACATCGTCGGCACTTCGCTTCGGATCGGCTGTGCAGAGGTCTATCGCAACGGCGAGCGCATCGGCGTCCAGTTCATCAAGCCGATCGAGCAGACCTTGCTGCGCGAAATCATCCGGCAGGAGTTCTTCACCGGGCAAGTCAAAAACGCAAAGCCGCGGCGATAG